From one Gracilinanus agilis isolate LMUSP501 chromosome 5, AgileGrace, whole genome shotgun sequence genomic stretch:
- the LOC123249710 gene encoding taste receptor type 2 member 1-like, with protein MSSWRMGPDDARPQTLAVEGAPGTLDTPESPQKGLHQERLGFLGGSMISLAETCYATVLIALFIIGAIGNGFLVVVNSNKLIRDKRLIGIELLLLCLGMSRLGLQILLTFQGLISVFFGKIYLQNVYGPLFLFIWMFLNSSSLWFATCLGIFYCLKISDFTHPSFLWLKFRVFKLMPWMLLGSLLASVVIAVLCACMLDYSTVSNTDWPKNVSQAGAHSESVIINDVLLVNFVLVFPLGLFVMCTAMLFVSLYSHTHRMQTRSLDLGNPNTEAHINALRTVITFFCFFISYFAALMVNLTFTVPFKSHWFFFLKSVMAAYPSGHSVIIILGNSQYRQSFGRILNLLPSFPLLHSTSLFSSSPPSPSHLFTTKGDRGEPRGRGHF; from the exons ATGTCATCATGGAGGATGGGGCCTGACGATGCAAGGCCGCAGACTCTGGCTGTAGAGGGTGCCCCGGGCACGCTGGACACCCCCGAGAGCCCTCAGAAAGGTC TCCACCAGGAGAGACTGGGATTTCTGGGAGGAAGCATGATCTCTCTGGCAGAAACCTGCTACGCCACAGTCCTGATAGCCCTATTCATTATAGGGGCTATTGGAAATGGCTTTCTAGTGGTCGTGAATAGTAATAAGCTGATCAGAGACAAGAGGCTGATTGGCATCGAGCTCCTCCTCCTGTGCCTTGGGATGTCACGGCTCGGCCTGCAGATTTTGTTAACGTTTCAGGGTCTCATCAGTGTCTTCTTTGGCAAAATTTACCTGCAGAATGTCTATGGACCCCTGTTCCTCTTTATCTGGATGTTTCTAAACTCCTCTAGCCTCTGGTTTGCCACCTGCCTTGGCATTTTCTATTGCCTTAAAATCTCTGACTTCACACATCCCTCCTTTTTGTGGCTGAAGTTCAGGGTCTTCAAACTAATGCCCTGGATGCTCCTGGGAAGCCTGCTGGCTTCTGTGGTCATTGCTGTGCTCTGTGCCTGCATGTTGGACTACTCTACGGTCTCCAACACAGACTGGCCCAAGAATGTCTCTCAGGCTGGCGCTCATTCTGAAAGCGTCATCATCAACGATGTGCTCCTTGTCAACTTCGTATTAGTGTTCCCCCTCGGTCTGTTCGTAATGTGTACGGCGATGTTATTTGTCTCTCTTTACAGCCACACACACCGGATGCAAACCCGGTCCCTGGACTTGGGGAATCCAAACACCGAAGCCCACATCAACGCCTTGAGGACTGTGATcacttttttttgcttcttcatCTCCTACTTTGCAGCCCTGATGGTGAACCTGACGTTCACGGTGCCCTTCAAAAGCCACTGGTTCTTCTTCCTAAAATCTGTGATGGCAGCCTACCCCTCCGGCCATTCGGTGATCATCATCCTGGGCAATTCCCAGTATCGGCAATCATTCGGGAGGATCCTGAACCTT cttccttctttcccccttctccactctacctctcttttctcctcttctccccctagTCCAAGCCATTTATTTACCaccaaaggagacagaggagagcCCAGGGGGAGAGGACACTTCTGA